The Primulina tabacum isolate GXHZ01 chromosome 16, ASM2559414v2, whole genome shotgun sequence genome window below encodes:
- the LOC142529400 gene encoding putative disease resistance RPP8-like protein 2, protein MSSPPGGTREEGCKKLQGTSAHDCGRCWGLLLSSGNMMEEELWESIFENISSIESTIPEQCSKILCLSYDRLPLRLKPCFLYIAAFPEDFEIDVSKLIMLWVAEGFLKPSKESKCLEDVGKRCLEDLVNRNLILVSKKGPDGNLVAVGIHDLLRKICIRKAEEEGFLHHVAPKRNVCTDTIENPKRRLSSHFGPRFWEIEKQDSSLRSIFFWNSVRTKSSPKFRLLSVLDSPHVVWCNLSKVSSTFFNLRCSR, encoded by the exons ATGTCGTCTCCACCTGGTGGAACTCGGGAAGAAGGTTGCAAGAAACTGCAGGGGACTTCCGCTCACGATTGTGGTCGTTGCTGGGGACTGCTCCTTTCTTCAGGAAACATGATGGAAGAAGAATTGTGGGAAagcatttttgaaaatataagctCGATAGAATCCACAATCCCGGAGCAATGCTCAAAGATACTATGTTTGAGTTATGATCGGTTGCCTCTGCGATTAAAGCCATGTTTCCTCTACATCGCAGCTTTTCCAGAAGATTTTGAAATTGATGTTTCTAAGCTAATCATGTTGTGGGTTGCAGAGGGATTCCTCAAACCAAGTAAAGAGTCTAAATGCTTGGAAGATGTGGGGAAGCGATGCTTGGAGGATCTTGTGAATAGAAATCTGATCTTAGTGAGTAAGAAAGGGCCAGATGGGAATCTCGTAGCTGTCGGAATTCATGATCTCTTGAGGAAGATTTGTATAAGAAAAGCTGAAGAAGAGGGATTTCTTCATCATGTCGCACCCAAAAGAAATGTCTGCACTGATACCATAGAGAATCCAAAGCGTCGTCTCAGTTCACATTTTGGACCAAGGTTTTgggaaatagaaaaacaagattCTAGCTTGCGTTCAATTTTCTTCTGGAATTCAGTCCGTACAAAGTCATCTCCGAAATTTAGGCTCCTCAGTGTCTTGGATTCCCCCCATGTGGTTTGGTGTAATTTATCAAAAGTAAGCTCAACATTCTTCAATTTAAG GTGCTCGAGATAA